In a single window of the Xylanimonas protaetiae genome:
- a CDS encoding 4'-phosphopantetheinyl transferase family protein, whose amino-acid sequence MIVLRVLEVPDDDGGPPAAARRSSPLDAAPRSALLDAARRSALLVAVLCEAGVDVGEPVALVRRCRVCGSTEHGKPEVAAALAVGVHVSLAHTRRRLVAAAARGPVGVDVEDVAAVAAHPVADVLLSDAERAAGHPLDAESLTRTWVRKEALLKATGHGLHVPPSAVTLSLPGDGEPRLLGWDGPGVAPVPGAWTEERSDGLGLPASWVCAVALRPTRQAMHPAA is encoded by the coding sequence GTGATCGTCCTGCGCGTGCTGGAGGTTCCCGACGATGACGGCGGCCCGCCCGCCGCGGCGCGGCGCTCGTCTCCGCTGGACGCGGCGCCGCGCTCGGCCTTGCTGGACGCGGCGCGCCGCTCGGCCCTGCTGGTCGCCGTGCTGTGCGAGGCCGGCGTCGACGTCGGCGAGCCCGTCGCGCTCGTGCGGCGGTGCCGCGTGTGCGGGTCCACCGAGCACGGCAAGCCCGAGGTCGCGGCGGCGCTCGCGGTGGGCGTGCACGTCAGCCTCGCGCACACGCGGCGCCGGCTGGTGGCCGCCGCCGCCCGCGGGCCGGTGGGCGTGGACGTCGAGGACGTCGCCGCCGTGGCCGCGCACCCGGTCGCGGACGTCCTGCTGTCCGACGCCGAGCGCGCGGCCGGGCACCCGCTCGACGCCGAGTCCCTCACGCGCACGTGGGTGCGCAAGGAGGCCCTGCTCAAGGCCACCGGGCACGGGCTGCACGTGCCGCCGTCGGCGGTCACGCTGAGCCTCCCGGGCGACGGCGAGCCGCGGCTGCTCGGCTGGGACGGCCCGGGCGTCGCGCCGGTCCCGGGAGCGTGGACCGAGGAACGGAGCGATGGGCTCGGGCTGCCCGCGTCGTGGGTGTGCGCGGTCGCGCTCAGGCCCACGAGGCAGGCCATGCATCCGGCCGCATGA